The Candidatus Omnitrophota bacterium region AAGAGCCGGCTGGCAGCGATCCCCAGAACGATTATATTAACCACATCCAGAAGATGGCTGATCTGTGCAAGAAATACGGCCAGGAGGTGCCCATCAGTATGATGGTCACCGAAACTGAGCCGGACAAAATGATCGCCCAGGCCAAAGAATTCGCGTCTCGCGTCAATTACAGCAATTTGAATATTAAGATTCCCATCGGCTGGGAAGAAGTGAGGGTTATCAGGGAGTTAAAAAAGAACAATATTAAAGTGAACTGCACTTGCGGGATGAACGAAGCCCAGGCGATCTTGGCGGCCAACGCCGGCGCGGATTACTTTTCCATTTTTTCCTGCCACATCAAAGACATGGGCGGAGATTCCTTCGAGGTCATCCGCAAGACCCGCAAGCTTTTTGAGGGTACCAATACCGAGATCATTGTCGGCGGCGTGCGTCCCAAGAATATGAAAGATCTGATTGATGCTTTTCTGGCTGGCGCCCAAATTGTTACCGTGCCCCTTGATATTTTAGAGAGACTAGCTGGTTATCCTAAAGCCGAGGAAAAGGTAGTTTTTACCAACGGAGTTTTCGATATCATCCATCCCGGCCACATTCAGCTTTTGAAATTCGCCAAGTCTTTGGGCGATAAGCTGATTGTCGGCATTAACTCAGACAGGGCCGTCAAGATCCTTAAGGGTCCGGATAGGCCGATAAACAACGAAGAGGCGCGTAAATCCATGCTGGAGAAACTCAGCTACGTTGATGAAGTGGTCATTTTCGACGACGTCAACACCGTCAATATAATCCAGCAGATAAAGCCCAATATATTAGCTAAGGCCGTTGATGATTTGACGCCCGAGCAGCTTAGGGAAGTTGATAAAGTACCGGCAGAAGTAGAGATTAAGATTTGTCCGAAAGTGGCTAATTATTCTACAACCAGAATAATAGAACAAACTCAAGGTAAAAAATAATATCAATGGACAAAGCAGAAATTATCCAAAAATTTGAAAAGAAAAGGGTATTGCTTGTCGGCGATACTATTTTGGATATTTACAGCAAAGGTAAAATAGTTTGCCTGTCTTCAGACTCAGAGGCTCCCGAAATTGAGGAGGGCGAAACAGCGGTTTCTTTCGGCGGAGCCAGTTTGATTGCGAATAATATTTTGGAATTAGGCGGATATGTTTTATTTTTTTCAGTGGTAGGCGATGACGAAGCTGCCAAGTATTATGAGAAATTTCAGCATCCCAACCTGGAAAAGCATTTATTTGTCGATAAGGCCAGGCCGACCATAGTCAAAAAGAGATTTTGGGTTGATGATAAAAAGCTTTTTCAGGCCAATCAAGTGGATAACCGCTATATCGAGTCGGCTTTAGGGGAAAAAATCATTAAAGAGATGGAATCCTTTATTAAAGATGTCGATGTGATAGTGGTCTTAGATGCCCAGCACGGGCTTTTGAGCCAGGAAATGATTTCCGGTTTAAAAAGATTGAGCCAGAAGTATGAAAAGCCAATGTATGTAGATTCCCAGATTTCCCACCGGCCCAGCAACCACCATCTTTATCAGGGAGTTGATTGTTTGTTTTTCAACCAAACCGAAGCCAGGGCGGTTTTGCCTGGTTTTGATGCGCAAAATATAAAAGGATCTCTAAATTTATTGAAAGAAAAACTTAAGCTTAACAATATTGTGATAAAGCTGGGCGAGCAAGGTTCGGCAGCCTTATTTAACAGCCAATTTGTCCAGGGCCATCCCCATAAGGTCAATGCTATTGATCCTTGTGGCGCAGGCGATTCATTCTTAGCCGCTTTCAGCGTGGGCGACAGACAATCGCCCCAGGAAAGCCTGGATATCGCCAACGCTTGGGCAGCCTTATCAACAACTATTTTGGGAACTGTGCCGCCCCAAAAGCAAGATTTAATTAAGATTTATGCCTAAACCAAAAATATACCAATACGGTTACGATATTAATGAAGTGGAAAAGCAGATTTACACTCCGCAGCGCGAAGAAACGGCCGGAGGCTATTTTTGCCGGGCAGTCGACAGCGAGCGCT contains the following coding sequences:
- a CDS encoding transaldolase family protein translates to MNNTRPQELKLFLDTANLEQIEKCLKQRIISGLTTNPEIITKEPAGSDPQNDYINHIQKMADLCKKYGQEVPISMMVTETEPDKMIAQAKEFASRVNYSNLNIKIPIGWEEVRVIRELKKNNIKVNCTCGMNEAQAILAANAGADYFSIFSCHIKDMGGDSFEVIRKTRKLFEGTNTEIIVGGVRPKNMKDLIDAFLAGAQIVTVPLDILERLAGYPKAEEKVVFTNGVFDIIHPGHIQLLKFAKSLGDKLIVGINSDRAVKILKGPDRPINNEEARKSMLEKLSYVDEVVIFDDVNTVNIIQQIKPNILAKAVDDLTPEQLREVDKVPAEVEIKICPKVANYSTTRIIEQTQGKK
- a CDS encoding PfkB family carbohydrate kinase, whose translation is MDKAEIIQKFEKKRVLLVGDTILDIYSKGKIVCLSSDSEAPEIEEGETAVSFGGASLIANNILELGGYVLFFSVVGDDEAAKYYEKFQHPNLEKHLFVDKARPTIVKKRFWVDDKKLFQANQVDNRYIESALGEKIIKEMESFIKDVDVIVVLDAQHGLLSQEMISGLKRLSQKYEKPMYVDSQISHRPSNHHLYQGVDCLFFNQTEARAVLPGFDAQNIKGSLNLLKEKLKLNNIVIKLGEQGSAALFNSQFVQGHPHKVNAIDPCGAGDSFLAAFSVGDRQSPQESLDIANAWAALSTTILGTVPPQKQDLIKIYA